The proteins below are encoded in one region of Engystomops pustulosus chromosome 8, aEngPut4.maternal, whole genome shotgun sequence:
- the LOC140075939 gene encoding tubulin alpha-1A chain-like has product MRECISVHVGQAGVQMGNACWELYCLEHGIQPDGQMPSDKTIGGGDDSFNTFFSETGAGKHVPRAVFVDLEPTVIDEVRTGTYRQLFHPEQLITGKEDAANNYARGHYTIGKEIIDLVLDRIRKLADQCTGLQGFLIFHSFGGGTGSGFTSLLMERLSVDYGKKSKLEFSIYPAPQISTAVVEPYNSILTTHTTLEHSDCAFMVDNEAIYDICRRNLDIERPTYTNLNRLIGQIVSSITASLRFDGALNVDLTEFQTNLVPYPRIHFPLATYAPVISAEKAYHEQLSVSEITNACFEPANQMVKCDPRHGKYMACCMLYRGDVVPKDVNAAIATIKTKRTIQFVDWCPTGFKVGINYQPPTVVPGGDLAKVQRAVCMLSNTTAIAEAWARLDHKFDLMYAKRAFVHWYVGEGMEEGEFSEAREDMAALEKDYEEVGTDSVEGEGEGEEGEEY; this is encoded by the exons ATG AGGGAATGTATCTCAGTCCACGTTGGCCAGGCTGGAGTCCAGATGGGCAatgcctgctgggagttgtactgCCTGGAACATGGCATCCAGCCGGACGGGCAGATGCCCAGTGACAAGACCATCGGTGGAGGAGATGATTCCTTCAACACCTTCTTCAGTGAGACCGGAGCTGGTAAACATGTCCCCCGCGCTGTGTTTGTGGACCTGGAGCCCACTGTGATCG ATGAAGTGAGAACTGGAACCTACAGACAACTCTTCCACCCTGAGCAGCTCATCACCGGCAAGGAAGACGCTGCCAATAACTACGCCCGGGGCCATTACACCATCGGCAAGGAGATCATTGACCTGGTGCTGGACAGGATCCGCAAGCTG GCTGATCAGTGCAcgggtctccagggcttcctcaTCTTCCACAGTTTTGGTGGTGGCACTGGATCCGGCTTCACCTCCCTCTTGATGGAACGTCTCTCAGTTGACTATGGAAAGAAGTCCAAGCTAGAGTTCTCCATCTACCCTGCCCCCCAGATCTCCACCGCTGTGGTTGAACCATACAACTCCATCCTCACCACCCACACCACCCTGGAGCACTCTGACTGTGCCTTCATGGTGGACAATGAGGCCATCTATGACATCTGCCGCCGGAACCTGGACATTGAGCGCCCGACCTACACTAACCTGAACCGTCTGATTGGCCAGATTGTGTCCTCCATCACGGCCTCTCTCAGGTTTGATGGGGCTCTGAATGTGGACTTGACAGAGTTCCAGACCAACCTGGTGCCCTACCCCCGCATCCACTTCCCCCTGGCCACCTATGCCCCGGTCATCTCTGCAGAGAAGGCTTACCATGAGCAGCTCTCTGTGTCTGAGATCACCAACGCCTGCTTCGAGCCGGCCAACCAGATGGTGAAATGTGACCCCAGACATGGCAAATACATGGCCTGCTGTATGTTATATAGAGGCGATGTTGTCCCCAAGGATGTTAATGCTGCAATTGCCACCATTAAGACCAAGCGCACCATCCAGTTTGTGGACTGGTGCCCCACAGGTTTCAAAGTTGGCATCAATTACCAGCCACCAACTGTGGTCCCCGGTGGAGACTTGGCCAAGGTGCAGCGTGCCGTGTGCATGCTGAGTAACACCACCGCCATCGCCGAGGCCTGGGCTCGCCTGGACCACAAGTTTGACCTGATGTATGCCAAGCGCGCCTTTGTGCACTGGTATGTGGGCGAGGGAATGGAGGAAGGAGAGTTCTCCGAGGCTCGGGAGGACATGGCCGCCCTGGAGAAGGATTACGAAGAGGTCGGCACTGACAGCGTGGaaggagagggggaaggagaggagggagaggaataTTAA